The following are encoded together in the Equus przewalskii isolate Varuska chromosome 14, EquPr2, whole genome shotgun sequence genome:
- the RAB11FIP5 gene encoding rab11 family-interacting protein 5 isoform X3, with amino-acid sequence MFDLSMKDKPRSPFSKIKDKMKGKKKFDLESASAILPSSAVEDPELGSLGKMGKAKGFFLRNKLRKSSLTQSNTSLGSDSTLSSASGSLAYQGPGAELLTRSPSRSSWLSTEGGRDSTQSPKLLTHKRTYSDEANQMRAAPPRALLDLQGHVDTASRSSLCVNGSHIYNEEPQGPLRHRSSISGPFPPSSSLHSVSSRPSEEAPRSADDSWGRSNRSTSSSEVAPGQEELSSQAKVLAIGASHSGEEEGARPPEGKPVQVATPMVASEAVVEKEGARKEERKPRMGLFHHHHQGLSRSEMGRRGSLGEKGGPTLGASPHHSSTGEEKAKSSWFGLREPKEPTQKPSLDVSPQVEPDPAALPHHLPCSPRAPAPPTPAPTAAPMLSTNLLAAASPAAATAAATTAAPEATPSGFLGLTNPFLTSLQSNPFFEELIADIALNSPSPAPSLPSASRASPTPLASPGKAPPEWDDTFNVFAASRLRPEARSKILAPAGVGLEATGLRDPGPGAMTVKAAEPRGDPGGGGRGGSNVWLEPRVPLDLGLDRQSTSAADLGPLGSVGAGLPSTSAQLHSRASDPEADRELLAPGGEAGQSPADSATSLFSSPEVISVWERLPGPDDAPEGQDKEASQGESQLLHELNTVDNSWPWDVVTISPAAETSSPVLQGESDELPPPQVQPESPEPVSPKGSQALPPLELEPEPKPKLASGKGLQPSTPPPKPPRLFTPSVSQEKEEEDAGKLSSRGAETGGEDTFPSALVAGLQEAKEEDKKPRLESDSRSSGTLLGEPGLEDLVEDASRAGSGPCLSLPTSCPQAPAPIPCYSKSLALQSQQSWGPPEREGSEVPEAQSQGPVGEGLGPLSGSSQQADLWASEEDALNPFLSQGSQGPPSLPSTSPPGSRESSVHSGPEELPTPTEPAFPPPPLLPWASHRHGGPSPPCSPPPGAWPLTSSSPPPGEPASPSAGSPAPLGEDRAAATPASPLVLLPLETRPAEEPQPSASPHPVKPLSAAPVEGSPDRKQPRSSLSTALSSGLEKLKTVTSGSVQPVAPAPQVGQTVDTKRLKDSGVLDQSAKYYHLTHDELIGLLLQRERELSQRDEHVQELESYIDRLLVRIMETSPTLLQIPPGTPK; translated from the exons ATGTTTGACCTGTCCATGAAGGACAAGCCACGGTCCCCCTTCAGCAAGATCAAGGACAAGATGAAGGGCAAGAAGAAGTTCGATCTGGAATCCGCCTCTGCCATCCTTCCAAGCAGCGCCGTGGAGGATCCTGAGCTGGGCAGCCTGGGCAAGATGGGCAAAGCCAAAGGCTTCTTCCTCCGCAACAAGCTGCGCAAGTCGTCTCTGACCCAGTCCAACACCTCGCTGGGCTCGGACAGCACCCTGTCCTCGGCCAGCGGGAGCCTGGCCTACCAGGGCCCGGGTGCCGAGCTCCTCACCCGCTCGCCCAGCCGCAGCAGCTGGCTGTCCACCGAAGGGG GCCGGGACTCTACACAGTCCCCCAAGTTGCTCACCCACAAAAGGACCTACAGTGACGAGGCCAACCAGATGCGAGCGGCTCCTCCCCGGGCCCTTCTCGACCTTCAGGGCCACGTCGACACAGCCTCCCGCTCTTCCCTCTGTGTCAATGGGAGCCACATTTACAACGAGGAGCCCCAGGGCCCCTTGCGGCACCGCAGCTCCATCTCGGGCCCATTCCCACCCTCCAGCTCCCTGCACAGCGTCTCTTCTCGGCCCTCCGAGGAGGCGCCTCGGTCTGCGGATGACTCCTGGGGCAGAAGCAACCGCAGCACCAGCAGCTCAGAGGTGGCACCTGGACAGGAGGAGCTGAGCTCTCAGGCCAAAGTGTTGGCCATTGGGGCCAGCCactctggagaggaggagggggcacgGCCCCCAGAGGGGAAGCCCGTGCAGGTCGCTACACCCATGGTGGCCTCTGAGGCTgtggtggagaaggagggagccCGGAAAGAGGAGCGGAAGCCCCGGATGGGCCTcttccaccatcaccaccagggGCTGAGTCGGAGCGAGATGGGGCGCCGCGGCTCTCTGGGAGAGAAGGGTGGTCCCACTCTGGGGGCCTCCCCGCACCACTCGTCCACTGGGGAGGAAAAGGCCAAGAGTAGCTGGTTTGGCTTGAGAGAACCCAAGGAACCAACTCAGAAACCCAG CCTGGACGTGTCTCCTCAGGTAGAACCTGACCCAGCTGCTCTTCCTCACcacctcccctgctccccccGTGCTCCGGCCCCCCCCACTCCTGCTCCCACTGCTGCTCCCATGCTAAGCACTAACCTTTTAGCAGCCGCCTCCCccgctgctgccactgctgctgccaccaccgcCGCCCCTGAAGCCACCCCATCTGGATTCTTGGGTCTCACCAACCCGTTCCTCACCTCCTTGCAGAGCAACCCTTTCTTCGAGGAACTCATAGCCGACATAGCACTAAACTCTCCTTcacctgctccctctctccccagtgcctcgagggccagccccacccccctgGCCTCCCCTGGGAAAGCCCCGCCTGAGTGGGACGACACCTTCAACGTCTTTGCTGCCAGCAGGCTGCGTCCAGAGGCCAGGAGCAAGATCCTGGCCCCTgcaggagtggggctggaggcGACTGGGCTGCGAGACCCAGGCCCCGGGGCCATGACAGTGAAGGCAGCTGAGCCCCGGGGggaccctgggggaggaggaagaggtgggagCAACGTGTGGCTGGAGCCCAGGGTTCCTCTGGACTTGGGACTGGACCGCCAGAGCACGAGTGCGGCTGACCTGGGGCCCCTTGGGTCCGTAGGGGCTGGCCTGCCCTCCACATCAGCCCAGCTGCACTCCAGAGCCTCGGACCCCGAAGCAGACAGGGAGCTGCTGGCCCCAGGAGGGGAAGCAGGGCAGAGTCCAGCAGACAGTGCGACGTCTCTCTTTAGCTCCCCAGAAGTGATCAGCGTGTGGGAGAGGCTGCCTGGCCCAGACGACGCCCCTGAGGGCCAGGATAAGGAGGCCTCCCAAGGCGAAAGCCAGCTTTTGCACGAGCTCAATACAGTGGACAATTCCTGGCCTTGGGATGTGGTTACTATTTCTCCTGCGGCTGAGACGTCCTCACCAGTCCTGCAGGGAGAGTCTGAtgagctgcctcctccccaggtgCAGCCAGAGTCGCCAGAACCCGTGAGCCCCAAGGGGAGCCAGGCACTTCCCCCACTAGAGCTGGAGCCAGAGCCCAAACCCAAGCTGGCGTCCGGCAAGGGGCTGCAACCCAGCACACCACCTCCCAAACCACCACGCCTCTTCACCCCCTCAGTTtcccaggagaaggaggaggaggatgcagggaAGCTGAGCAGCAGAGGGGCAGAGACAGGAGGAGAAGACACCTTCCCAAGTGCTCTGGTTGCTGGTCTCCAGGAGGCCAAGGAGGAGGACAAAAAGCCCAGGTTGGAGTCTGACAGCCGTTCTTCTGGAACCCTGCTGGGTGAGCCAGGCCTGGAAGATCTAGTGGAGGATGCCAGCCGTGCGGGGTCTGGGCCCTGCCTGTCTCTGCCCACCAGCTGCCCTCAGGCTCCTGCCCCCATACCCTGTTACTCAAAGAGTTTGGCTCTTCAGAGTCAGCAGAGCTGGGGGCCTCCAGAAAGAGAAGGCTCTGAGGTTCCTGAGGCCCAGAGCCAGGGACCAGTAGGAGAGGGGCTTGGGCCCCTGTCTGGCAGCTCCCAACAGGCTGACCTGTGGGCCTCGGAGGAGGATGCCTTGAACCCCTTCTTGTCTCAGGGGAGCCAAGGTCCCCCCAGCCTCCCGTCCACATCCCCTCCAGGGTCCAGGGAATCTTCCGTCCACTCTGGTCCAGAAGAGCTGCCCACCCCCACAGAGCCTGCCTTTCCACCgccccctctcctgccctgggccAGCCACCGCCACGGGGGGCCCAGCCCTCCGTGTTCTCCCCCGCCTGGAGCCTGGCCCCTGacctcttcctctccaccccccGGGGAGCCAGCCTCCCCCTCTGCGGGCTCCCCTGCCCCACTTGGGGAGGACCGTGCTGcagccaccccagcctccccGCTTGTGCTTCTGCCCTTGGAGACACGACCAGCTGAGGAGCCACAGCCCAGTGCCAG TCCCCACCCTGTGAAGCCCCTCAGTGCTGCCCCCGTGGAGGGCAGCCCTGACAGGAAGCAGCCCCGCTCCAGTCTGAGCACAGCCCTGAGCAGCGGGCTGGAGAAGCTCAAGACAGTTACATCTGGCAGCGTTCAGCCTGTGGCTCCGGCCCCTCAGGTCGGCCAGACAGTGGACACCAAGAGGCTGAAG GACTCAGGTGTGCTGGATCAGTCGGCCAAGTACTACCACCTGACCCACGATGAGCTCATTGGCCTGCTTCTACAGCGGGAGCGGGAGCTGAGCCAGCGGGACGAGCATGTGCAGGAGCTGGAGAGCTACATCGACCGGCTTCTAGTGCGGATCATGGAGACCTCACCCACGTTGCTGCAGATCCCCCCTGGCACCCCCAAGTAG